One Nostoc sp. UHCC 0302 DNA window includes the following coding sequences:
- the menD gene encoding 2-succinyl-5-enolpyruvyl-6-hydroxy-3-cyclohexene-1-carboxylic-acid synthase — MVIAFKNVNQLWAYILTETLKRLGLTCAVICPGSRSTPLAVAFAQQAPEIEAISVLDERSAAFFALGQAKATGLPVVLVCTSGTAGANFYPALIEAKESRVPLLVLTGDRPQELRNCHSGQTIDQWKLYGTYPNWQAELALPSSEMGMLAYLRQTIIHGWERSQTPTRGPVHLNIPFRDPLAPVPDAKTFHETPLQLLQSQFQPEEFFAGITSTTQFSISNSRFPVPEEWQQCDRGIIIAGVAQPQQPQEYVKAIAQLSQNLKWPVLAEGLSPVRNYADLNPYLISTYDLILRNHQLAKQLAPKMVIQVGEMPTSKELRTWIDATQPRRWVIDPSDQNLDPLHGKTTHLRIGIEELGSGGETDSSFLCSSDYLQLWCAAEKQVRAAVNHTLETMEELFEGKAAWLLSQLLPPLTPLFIANSMPVRDVEFFWQSNNSGVRSYFNRGANGIDGTLSTALGIAHRHQSSVMLTGDLALLHDTNGFLIRNKFVGHLTIVLINNNGGGIFEMLPIAKFDPLFEEFFGTPQDIDFAQLCATYGVEHEVMTSWEQLKQRLNPLPNKGIRVLELQTNRKKDAKWRQENLAKFAVYGGVK, encoded by the coding sequence ATGGTAATTGCCTTTAAAAATGTTAATCAACTTTGGGCTTATATTTTAACGGAGACGTTAAAGCGCCTGGGATTGACTTGTGCCGTTATTTGTCCTGGTTCACGTTCTACACCCTTAGCCGTCGCCTTTGCCCAGCAAGCACCTGAGATTGAAGCAATTTCTGTTCTCGATGAACGTTCTGCCGCCTTTTTTGCCTTGGGACAAGCAAAAGCCACTGGACTTCCTGTGGTACTTGTTTGCACCTCTGGCACAGCAGGGGCGAATTTTTACCCAGCCTTAATTGAAGCCAAAGAAAGTCGCGTACCACTTTTGGTGTTAACAGGCGATAGACCACAAGAATTACGAAATTGTCACTCTGGGCAAACTATAGACCAGTGGAAATTATATGGTACTTACCCAAACTGGCAAGCAGAGTTAGCTTTACCTTCCTCAGAAATGGGAATGCTAGCTTATCTACGGCAAACAATAATTCATGGGTGGGAGCGATCGCAAACTCCCACAAGGGGGCCAGTCCATCTGAATATTCCCTTTCGCGATCCTCTTGCGCCTGTTCCTGATGCAAAGACGTTTCATGAAACGCCTCTACAATTATTGCAGTCACAGTTTCAGCCAGAAGAGTTTTTTGCTGGAATAACAAGTACCACCCAATTCTCGATTTCCAATTCCCGATTTCCTGTCCCTGAAGAATGGCAGCAATGCGATCGCGGCATTATCATCGCTGGCGTTGCCCAACCGCAGCAGCCACAAGAATATGTAAAAGCGATCGCTCAACTTTCCCAAAATCTCAAATGGCCAGTACTAGCTGAGGGACTCTCCCCTGTAAGAAATTATGCTGACCTCAACCCTTATTTAATTTCCACCTATGACCTGATTTTGCGAAATCATCAATTAGCAAAGCAGCTAGCGCCCAAAATGGTAATTCAGGTGGGTGAAATGCCTACAAGTAAAGAACTGCGTACCTGGATAGATGCAACTCAACCGCGACGTTGGGTAATTGACCCCAGTGACCAAAACCTTGACCCCCTTCACGGTAAGACAACTCACCTGCGGATTGGTATAGAAGAATTGGGGAGTGGGGGAGAAACTGATTCTTCTTTCCTCTGCTCTTCTGACTATCTACAACTGTGGTGTGCAGCAGAAAAGCAAGTTAGGGCAGCTGTTAACCACACATTGGAGACAATGGAGGAGTTATTTGAAGGGAAAGCCGCTTGGTTGCTGTCTCAGTTACTACCGCCTTTGACTCCATTATTTATTGCCAATAGTATGCCTGTGCGGGATGTGGAATTTTTCTGGCAATCGAATAATTCAGGTGTGCGATCGTATTTTAACCGTGGTGCAAATGGCATTGATGGTACATTATCCACTGCTTTGGGAATTGCCCATCGCCATCAAAGTAGTGTGATGTTAACTGGAGATTTAGCGCTGTTGCACGACACCAATGGTTTTTTAATCCGTAACAAATTTGTTGGGCATCTGACAATAGTGTTAATTAACAATAATGGCGGTGGGATTTTTGAAATGTTACCCATTGCCAAGTTTGACCCACTCTTTGAAGAATTTTTTGGTACTCCACAGGATATTGATTTCGCCCAGTTGTGCGCTACTTACGGTGTAGAACATGAAGTGATGACTTCTTGGGAGCAGTTAAAGCAAAGATTAAATCCATTGCCAAACAAAGGGATTAGGGTTTTGGAGTTGCAGACCAATCGCAAAAAAGATGCCAAATGGCGACAAGAAAATTTGGCAAAGTTTGCAGTATATGGTGGAGTTAAATAA
- the menB gene encoding 1,4-dihydroxy-2-naphthoyl-CoA synthase, with protein sequence MQINWQTAKTYEDILYHKTDGIAKITINRPHKRNAFRPQTVFELCDAFCDAREDTSIGVVLFTGAGPHTDGKYAFCAGGDQSVRGQAGYVDDAGIPRLNVLDLQRLIRSMPKVVIALVAGYAIGGGHVLHLICDLTIAADNAIFGQTGPKVGSFDGGFGASYLARVVGQKKAREIWFLCRQYDAQQALDMGLVNCVVPVDKLEVEGIQWAQEILDKSPIAIRCLKAAFNADCDGQAGLQELAGNATLLYYMTEEGSEGKQAFLEKRPPNFRAFPWLP encoded by the coding sequence ATGCAAATCAACTGGCAAACCGCCAAAACCTACGAAGACATCCTGTATCACAAAACTGACGGCATTGCTAAAATTACAATCAACCGCCCCCATAAGCGCAATGCTTTCCGTCCCCAGACAGTATTTGAACTATGTGATGCTTTTTGTGACGCCCGTGAAGATACTAGTATTGGCGTCGTACTATTTACGGGTGCTGGCCCGCATACTGATGGCAAATATGCCTTTTGTGCTGGTGGCGATCAAAGTGTGCGGGGACAAGCTGGTTATGTGGACGATGCTGGTATCCCCCGCTTAAATGTGCTGGACTTACAGCGGCTGATTCGTTCCATGCCGAAAGTGGTAATTGCTTTAGTAGCTGGATATGCTATTGGTGGTGGTCATGTTCTGCATTTGATTTGTGACCTAACAATCGCTGCTGATAATGCCATTTTCGGACAGACTGGGCCGAAAGTTGGCAGTTTCGACGGCGGTTTTGGCGCGAGTTATCTTGCTCGCGTTGTCGGACAAAAAAAGGCGCGAGAAATTTGGTTTCTCTGCCGTCAATATGATGCACAACAAGCCTTGGATATGGGTTTAGTTAATTGTGTTGTTCCAGTAGATAAACTAGAAGTTGAAGGTATTCAATGGGCGCAAGAGATTTTAGACAAAAGTCCGATTGCGATTCGGTGTCTCAAAGCCGCATTCAATGCTGATTGTGACGGACAAGCCGGTTTACAAGAACTAGCTGGAAATGCCACCCTACTCTATTACATGACAGAGGAAGGATCTGAAGGAAAACAAGCATTTCTTGAGAAGCGTCCACCGAATTTTCGCGCCTTCCCTTGGTTACCTTAG
- a CDS encoding DciA family protein: MSLKSVNGILSILQKQAKWQEQPFQRLLKCWAEVVDPVVASHTRPLSIQRDVLWVATSSAAWAQNLTFGRSSLLLKLNQKLPTPLVDIRFSTAGWQDSSRERKQQQTVLPQEHPSYLGDEISHRPDATPTIQDANAAFGHWARTMQARSHGLPLCPQCQSPTPPGELDRWDVCAFCTAKRLSK; encoded by the coding sequence ATGTCGTTAAAATCAGTTAATGGTATTTTAAGCATTTTACAAAAGCAGGCTAAATGGCAGGAGCAACCATTTCAACGCCTGCTCAAATGTTGGGCTGAAGTGGTTGATCCAGTGGTTGCCTCACATACTCGACCATTATCAATTCAACGCGATGTTTTGTGGGTAGCAACTTCTAGTGCTGCTTGGGCGCAAAACCTGACTTTTGGGCGCTCGTCGTTGCTTTTAAAGCTAAATCAAAAGCTGCCAACACCTTTAGTTGATATTCGTTTTTCTACTGCTGGTTGGCAGGATTCATCTAGGGAGAGAAAACAGCAACAAACAGTTTTGCCGCAAGAGCATCCGAGTTACCTTGGTGATGAGATTAGTCACCGCCCTGATGCTACACCCACTATTCAGGATGCGAATGCTGCGTTTGGACATTGGGCAAGGACAATGCAAGCGCGATCGCATGGTTTACCACTTTGTCCTCAGTGCCAAAGCCCTACTCCACCTGGGGAACTTGATCGCTGGGATGTCTGTGCTTTTTGTACTGCTAAACGATTATCAAAATAA
- a CDS encoding PspA/IM30 family protein, producing MESMKRIMRVIRANLNSLMSSAEDPEKILEQTVMEMQQNLVQLRQGVAQAIATQKRTERQAAAAQSQSEEWYRRAQLALQQENEVLAREALTKRQAYKETTTALSTQIEQQNEIVARLKKDMRTLELKIAEAKTKKDMYIARARSAEASYRLQEMLGGVSASSSLSAFERMEEKVSQIEAKSEAIAQLDSDKLETQFASLESTNNVDAELAAMKVEVLNEAEKQHDSRLTEGNQSPVLPSQQQLPKTQES from the coding sequence ATGGAATCGATGAAGCGTATCATGCGGGTGATTCGCGCTAATCTCAACAGTTTGATGAGCAGTGCAGAAGATCCAGAAAAGATTCTGGAACAAACAGTGATGGAGATGCAGCAGAATTTGGTGCAACTGCGGCAAGGGGTAGCACAAGCGATCGCTACCCAAAAACGTACTGAACGACAAGCTGCGGCTGCTCAGTCTCAATCAGAAGAATGGTATCGCCGCGCCCAACTAGCACTGCAACAAGAGAACGAAGTTTTAGCAAGAGAAGCTTTGACTAAGCGCCAAGCTTACAAAGAAACTACTACAGCCCTATCTACTCAGATAGAGCAGCAAAACGAGATAGTAGCTAGGCTAAAAAAGGATATGCGGACGCTAGAGTTAAAAATTGCGGAAGCGAAAACCAAAAAAGATATGTACATTGCCCGCGCCCGTTCTGCTGAAGCTTCTTATCGCCTCCAGGAAATGCTTGGTGGAGTTTCTGCCAGCAGCAGTCTAAGTGCCTTTGAGCGGATGGAAGAAAAAGTTTCACAGATAGAAGCTAAATCAGAAGCGATTGCTCAACTTGATAGCGACAAGTTGGAAACACAATTTGCCTCCCTAGAATCTACTAATAATGTTGATGCCGAATTGGCAGCAATGAAGGTGGAGGTTTTAAATGAGGCAGAAAAACAGCATGACAGCCGCCTGACTGAGGGCAACCAGAGTCCGGTGCTGCCGAGTCAACAGCAATTACCTAAAACTCAAGAATCTTGA
- a CDS encoding PspA/IM30 family protein, which yields MGLFDRIRRVVSANLNDLVNKAEDPEKMLEQAILEMQEDLVQLRQGVAQAIAAQKRSEKQYNDAQNEINKWQRNAQLALQKGDENLARQALERKKTYTETSTALKASLDQQSTQVETLKRSLIQLESKISEAKTKKEMLKARITTAKAQEQLQGMVSGMNTSSAMAAFERMEEKVLMQEARAQSAGELAGADLESQFARLESSSDVDDELAALKASLAPASPPNQPQLPPQQQTTPAKSNEVVDAELDSLRKQLDQM from the coding sequence ATGGGATTATTTGATCGCATTAGGCGAGTAGTTAGTGCTAATCTCAACGACCTGGTTAATAAGGCAGAAGATCCCGAAAAAATGCTAGAACAAGCCATCCTGGAAATGCAGGAAGACTTGGTACAGCTGCGTCAGGGAGTTGCCCAGGCGATCGCAGCCCAAAAACGCAGCGAGAAACAGTACAATGATGCCCAAAATGAAATCAATAAGTGGCAACGCAATGCTCAACTGGCACTGCAAAAAGGTGATGAAAACCTAGCACGACAAGCTCTAGAGCGCAAAAAGACTTACACTGAAACCAGTACTGCACTCAAAGCTAGCCTAGATCAGCAAAGCACTCAAGTTGAAACCCTCAAGCGCAGCTTAATCCAGCTGGAAAGCAAGATTTCTGAAGCCAAAACCAAGAAAGAAATGCTCAAAGCTCGGATCACCACTGCTAAAGCCCAAGAGCAACTCCAAGGCATGGTGAGTGGGATGAATACTAGTAGTGCTATGGCTGCCTTTGAGCGAATGGAAGAAAAAGTCTTGATGCAAGAAGCCCGCGCCCAGTCAGCAGGAGAGTTAGCAGGTGCAGATTTAGAAAGTCAATTTGCACGGTTGGAATCTAGTAGTGATGTTGATGATGAATTGGCTGCTTTAAAAGCATCTCTCGCCCCTGCAAGTCCCCCAAATCAACCCCAACTGCCCCCGCAGCAACAAACCACCCCTGCTAAATCAAATGAAGTGGTTGATGCCGAATTGGATTCACTACGCAAGCAATTGGATCAAATGTAA
- a CDS encoding thioredoxin family protein — MSKAVITITDAEFETEVLKAEQPVLVYFWASWCGPCQLMPPVINSAVAKYSDRLKVVKMEIDPNPLTVKQYQVEGVPALRLIQGEKLLISTEGVISKEKLLSLLDEHLDSN, encoded by the coding sequence ATGAGTAAGGCTGTAATCACCATAACTGATGCTGAGTTTGAAACCGAAGTGTTGAAAGCCGAGCAGCCTGTATTAGTTTACTTTTGGGCTTCTTGGTGCGGGCCTTGTCAATTGATGCCGCCAGTGATTAATTCAGCTGTTGCGAAATATAGCGATCGCCTCAAAGTGGTTAAAATGGAAATCGACCCTAACCCACTTACTGTTAAACAGTACCAAGTAGAAGGCGTACCAGCTCTGAGGCTAATTCAAGGCGAGAAACTTTTGATATCTACTGAAGGAGTCATTAGTAAAGAAAAATTACTCAGCCTTTTAGATGAACACTTAGATAGTAATTAA
- a CDS encoding LL-diaminopimelate aminotransferase produces the protein MQFAKRLESLQSNVFADMDRAKAVALANGRQLIDLSLGSSDLPAEPHVIEAIAQSLHDHSTHGYLLFHGTQGFRQAAADWYKQKFGIKVDPQTEVLPLIGSQEGTAHLPLALLNPGDFALLLDPGYPSHAGGVYLASGQIYPMPLRAENGFLPVFADIPAPVLAQSRMMVLSYPHNPTAAIAPLSFFQEAVCFCQQHNLVLVHDFPYVDLVFEESGDWAINSSQYPVPNTQSLVPSVLQADPDKSVSIEFFTLSKSYNMGGFRIGYAIGNAQLINALRQVKAAVDFNQYRGILNGAIAALTGPQAGVQSAVATFRQRRDTFTTALHRIGWDVSTPKATMYIWAKLPSPWSQKSVEFCTQLVKQTGVAASPGAGFGKSGEGYVRFALVHEPPLLETAVERIAQFLN, from the coding sequence ATGCAATTTGCAAAGCGTTTAGAATCCCTGCAATCGAATGTATTTGCTGATATGGACAGAGCCAAAGCAGTGGCTCTGGCAAATGGACGGCAGTTAATTGATCTGTCGCTGGGGTCTTCTGATTTACCAGCCGAGCCACACGTCATTGAGGCGATCGCTCAGTCTCTTCATGATCACAGTACCCACGGTTACTTGCTGTTTCACGGAACCCAAGGATTTCGTCAAGCCGCAGCCGACTGGTACAAACAAAAATTTGGTATCAAAGTCGATCCTCAAACTGAGGTGCTGCCTTTAATTGGTTCTCAAGAAGGCACAGCTCATTTACCGCTAGCATTGCTCAATCCTGGAGATTTTGCCCTGTTACTTGATCCAGGCTACCCCTCCCATGCTGGAGGAGTATACTTAGCCAGTGGTCAAATTTACCCAATGCCACTACGAGCAGAAAACGGCTTTTTACCTGTCTTTGCCGATATTCCTGCCCCCGTCCTAGCTCAGTCGCGGATGATGGTATTAAGCTATCCTCACAATCCCACAGCAGCGATCGCTCCTTTATCTTTTTTCCAAGAAGCTGTGTGCTTCTGTCAGCAACACAATCTCGTCTTGGTTCACGATTTCCCCTACGTAGATTTAGTATTTGAGGAGAGTGGGGACTGGGCAATAAATTCTTCTCAGTACCCAGTACCCAATACCCAGTCCCTAGTCCCTTCAGTTCTGCAAGCTGACCCAGATAAAAGCGTCTCAATTGAATTTTTCACCCTTTCTAAGTCTTATAATATGGGCGGTTTCCGCATCGGCTACGCCATCGGTAATGCCCAGTTAATTAACGCCTTGCGTCAGGTAAAAGCAGCTGTAGATTTTAATCAGTATCGGGGAATTTTGAATGGTGCGATCGCGGCCTTGACTGGGCCTCAAGCTGGGGTACAATCTGCTGTCGCTACCTTCCGCCAACGCCGCGATACCTTCACTACTGCTTTGCATCGCATTGGTTGGGATGTTTCAACCCCCAAGGCCACAATGTACATCTGGGCAAAGCTGCCTTCTCCTTGGAGTCAAAAATCTGTAGAATTTTGTACCCAACTAGTGAAACAGACTGGTGTAGCTGCTTCCCCAGGTGCTGGCTTTGGGAAATCTGGAGAAGGATACGTCCGTTTTGCTTTGGTGCATGAACCACCTTTGTTAGAAACTGCTGTAGAGAGAATTGCCCAGTTTCTAAATTGA
- a CDS encoding NF038130 family PEP-CTERM protein has product MKITFQKLVIGASMAIGVSAIATIPAQAGTLTGATIGGTAASDYLVYDSNGTNTFAVPNSQINVQKVLDGSAVNPTGNVELAASSEKAGFNFSKNTTLQGQIGGKDITLSSLTASDWTSSYQGTTFGQYWFNQALTFNGFGSSVGTSIGQGLFASFVNQGGFQRFSDPNVSYVNQNDSTGLISIGLAGHYNAASLLGLQPNPLNPLQASEIVKYTYNGVTDYLFSFKATKSGLTELSDGISHSGNYEVSIKGVLPTAVPEPSVVLGLIGVAGVFVTQRKLKKAST; this is encoded by the coding sequence ATGAAAATAACTTTTCAGAAACTTGTAATTGGTGCCTCAATGGCTATTGGTGTGAGCGCGATCGCCACTATACCAGCACAAGCTGGCACGCTCACAGGCGCTACTATTGGTGGAACCGCAGCCAGTGATTATTTAGTCTATGATTCTAACGGTACAAATACTTTTGCCGTACCCAATTCCCAGATAAATGTCCAAAAAGTCCTAGATGGCAGCGCTGTCAACCCTACTGGAAATGTAGAATTAGCTGCTAGTAGTGAAAAAGCAGGCTTTAATTTCAGCAAGAACACCACTTTACAAGGGCAAATTGGTGGCAAAGATATTACTCTTAGCAGCTTAACCGCGTCCGACTGGACTAGTTCTTACCAAGGAACAACTTTTGGTCAGTATTGGTTTAATCAGGCTTTAACTTTCAACGGTTTCGGTAGTTCTGTTGGAACAAGCATAGGTCAAGGTTTATTTGCTAGCTTTGTCAACCAAGGCGGCTTTCAACGCTTCAGTGACCCTAATGTTTCATACGTAAACCAAAATGATAGTACTGGTTTAATCAGTATTGGGTTAGCAGGTCACTACAATGCAGCATCATTGTTAGGGCTTCAGCCTAATCCACTAAATCCATTACAAGCAAGTGAAATTGTCAAATACACCTATAACGGCGTAACTGACTACCTATTCAGCTTTAAAGCTACCAAGTCAGGTTTAACTGAACTTAGCGATGGTATATCGCATAGCGGTAACTATGAAGTCAGCATCAAAGGTGTACTTCCCACAGCAGTACCAGAACCTTCAGTCGTACTTGGTTTGATAGGTGTGGCTGGTGTCTTTGTTACGCAACGGAAATTAAAAAAAGCATCTACTTAA
- a CDS encoding response regulator, whose amino-acid sequence MTANLFTINQHLQQHEVRRVLLIEDNDVNRMLLSDYLSYYGYDVQSLSKGSSFFATVETFQPELMLLDLKLPDIDGYSLLEQIQQRPDISKIPIIVVSGFAFKADQERAMGLGARHYFVKPINLQKLIIRIEQEFTYR is encoded by the coding sequence ATGACAGCAAATTTATTTACTATCAATCAACACTTACAACAACATGAAGTGAGACGAGTTTTACTCATTGAAGATAATGATGTCAATAGGATGTTGTTGAGCGATTATCTCAGTTACTACGGATACGATGTACAAAGCTTGTCAAAAGGTTCTAGTTTTTTTGCAACTGTAGAGACATTTCAGCCGGAGTTAATGTTATTAGACTTAAAATTACCAGATATTGACGGTTATTCACTATTAGAACAAATTCAGCAAAGACCAGATATTTCTAAGATACCAATCATTGTAGTTTCAGGCTTTGCTTTTAAAGCAGATCAAGAAAGAGCTATGGGTTTGGGTGCACGTCACTATTTTGTTAAACCTATAAATCTCCAGAAACTAATTATTCGAATTGAACAAGAGTTTACTTATCGCTAG
- the uvrC gene encoding excinuclease ABC subunit UvrC, with the protein MTISSETLPLLKDPERLESRLAEIPPEPGVYFMRDTNDRIIYIGKSRKLRSRVRSYFRDGYNKSERIATMAKQVTEIEFIVTDTEAEALALEANLIKQHQPYFNVLLKDDKKYPYVCITWSEDYPRIFITRKRQLGKEKDKFYGPYTDAGLLREILRISKRIFALRQRPQPLFKDRPCLNYDLGRCPGVCQQLISPEEYRKTVQKVAMVFQGRTQELIDILTEQMQKSAEALNFESAARIRDQIAGLKSLNAEQKVSLPDDTVSRDAIALAADEQHACIQLFQIRAGQLVGRLAFVADTHAEPGAILQRALEEHYQTADSVEIPAEILVQHELPDTEILADVLTGRKGRKVTILAPQRQTKAELIEMVERNAQYELQRMQKLGDRNQQAMQDLATILDLPDLPHRIEGYDISHIQGSNAVASQVVFVDGLPAKQYYRHYKIKNPTVTAGHSDDFASLAEVIQRRFRKYGASEAGTDLQMQRLDNPDWPDLIMIDGGKGQLSSVVAVLQEMNLLEDLRVVSLAKQREEIFLPGESKPLTTDAEQPGVQLLRRLRDEAHRFAVSFHRQQRSDKLKRSRLDEIPGLGHHRQKQLLGHFRSVDYIRQATPAQLAEVSGIGPRLAQEIYDYFHPA; encoded by the coding sequence GTGACAATATCCTCTGAAACACTTCCACTGCTTAAAGATCCAGAAAGACTGGAAAGCCGTCTAGCTGAAATTCCGCCGGAACCGGGGGTCTATTTTATGCGGGACACGAACGATCGCATTATCTATATCGGTAAGTCACGCAAATTGCGATCGCGTGTTCGTTCCTATTTCCGGGATGGCTACAACAAAAGTGAACGCATAGCGACAATGGCAAAGCAGGTGACAGAAATTGAATTCATCGTCACCGATACAGAAGCAGAAGCCTTAGCACTAGAAGCAAACTTAATTAAGCAACACCAGCCCTACTTTAACGTACTGCTCAAGGATGATAAAAAATATCCCTATGTCTGCATTACCTGGTCAGAAGACTATCCTCGGATTTTCATCACCCGCAAACGCCAATTAGGGAAAGAAAAGGATAAATTTTACGGCCCTTATACTGATGCTGGCCTGTTACGAGAAATTTTACGAATTAGTAAGCGGATATTTGCGCTGCGACAACGACCTCAACCGCTATTCAAAGACCGTCCCTGCTTGAATTATGATTTGGGGCGTTGTCCTGGTGTATGTCAACAGCTGATTTCACCGGAAGAATATCGCAAAACTGTGCAGAAGGTGGCGATGGTATTCCAAGGTCGGACTCAGGAACTGATTGATATTTTGACAGAACAAATGCAAAAATCCGCAGAGGCGCTGAACTTTGAGTCAGCAGCGCGGATTCGTGACCAAATTGCTGGGTTAAAATCGCTGAATGCTGAGCAAAAAGTTTCCTTACCAGATGATACAGTGTCGCGGGATGCGATCGCCCTGGCAGCTGATGAACAACACGCTTGCATTCAATTATTCCAGATTCGGGCTGGGCAATTAGTAGGACGCTTGGCATTTGTCGCGGACACTCACGCAGAACCAGGAGCGATTTTACAACGAGCTTTAGAAGAACATTATCAAACTGCTGACTCAGTAGAAATACCAGCAGAGATTTTGGTACAACATGAGTTACCAGATACGGAAATATTGGCGGATGTCTTGACTGGGCGTAAGGGAAGAAAAGTCACAATTTTGGCTCCTCAGCGACAAACCAAGGCAGAATTAATTGAGATGGTAGAGCGAAATGCTCAGTATGAATTGCAAAGAATGCAAAAATTGGGCGATCGCAACCAACAAGCAATGCAAGATTTAGCTACTATTCTCGATTTACCCGACTTACCTCACCGCATCGAAGGTTACGATATTTCCCATATTCAAGGCTCAAATGCTGTAGCTTCTCAAGTCGTGTTTGTTGATGGCTTACCCGCTAAACAATACTATCGCCACTATAAAATTAAAAATCCGACTGTGACAGCAGGACACTCAGATGATTTTGCCAGTCTTGCTGAAGTCATTCAACGTCGGTTTCGCAAGTATGGCGCTAGTGAGGCGGGAACAGATTTGCAAATGCAACGCTTAGATAATCCTGACTGGCCTGACTTAATCATGATTGATGGTGGTAAAGGTCAGTTATCATCAGTTGTGGCTGTTTTGCAGGAGATGAACTTATTAGAAGACTTGCGAGTTGTGAGTTTGGCAAAGCAGCGAGAAGAGATTTTTTTACCGGGAGAGTCTAAACCTCTAACAACTGATGCAGAACAACCAGGGGTGCAATTGTTGAGACGGTTGCGAGATGAAGCACATAGGTTTGCGGTGAGTTTCCATCGCCAGCAACGCAGTGACAAGTTGAAGCGATCGCGTTTAGATGAAATTCCTGGATTAGGACACCATCGACAAAAGCAGCTCTTGGGGCATTTTCGCTCAGTTGACTACATTCGGCAAGCAACACCTGCACAACTAGCTGAAGTTTCGGGAATTGGGCCACGTTTAGCTCAAGAAATTTACGATTATTTTCATCCCGCTTGA
- a CDS encoding replication restart DNA helicase PriA → MQTVQKIYCPNCGCQAERYYISDRQLTRTQCPSCDYLMISCTLTGRVIEAYAPGIYAHS, encoded by the coding sequence ATGCAGACAGTACAAAAAATTTACTGCCCAAATTGCGGCTGCCAAGCTGAACGTTATTATATTTCTGATAGACAATTAACTCGGACTCAATGCCCAAGTTGTGATTACTTAATGATCAGTTGCACTCTCACAGGTAGGGTCATTGAGGCTTATGCACCCGGTATTTATGCACACAGCTAG